A genomic window from Clostridia bacterium includes:
- a CDS encoding biotin/lipoyl-binding protein, translating to PAPAAASAAASPAAASRAAAVPGPAPATSPAPAPAPAPGAPAATGTAHGAGAPAEGEVVTAPLPGLLLDVKVAEGQQVQAGQVLCILEAMKMENEVPSPVDGTVVAVHVQKGDAVNAGDALVTVRP from the coding sequence GCCCGCGCCGGCGGCGGCGTCGGCGGCGGCATCGCCGGCAGCGGCGTCCAGGGCGGCAGCGGTACCGGGACCCGCGCCCGCGACAAGCCCGGCACCCGCACCGGCGCCGGCGCCGGGGGCGCCCGCCGCAACAGGGACGGCGCACGGCGCGGGCGCGCCCGCGGAGGGCGAGGTCGTGACGGCGCCGCTGCCCGGCCTCCTCCTCGACGTGAAGGTGGCCGAGGGCCAGCAGGTCCAGGCCGGCCAGGTGCTCTGCATCCTCGAGGCCATGAAGATGGAGAACGAGGTGCCGTCGCCCGTCGACGGCACCGTGGTGGCCGTGCATGTACAGAAGGGCGATGCCGTCAACGCCGGCGACGCCCTCGTCACGGTGCGGCCGTAA